From Corynebacterium frankenforstense DSM 45800, the proteins below share one genomic window:
- a CDS encoding anti-sigma factor family protein, whose translation MRETADGEARTFGARRTPRRRRFASVDHLGPEAVVSFVDGELTASALHRARVHLVHCPECRAEVRAQRRTSEVVHDSNFTSEVSMPADLFARLKSMAETGCPDGPDAAATPTPRPEGVLDRVETLLRAVRRGGRAD comes from the coding sequence ATGAGAGAAACGGCTGACGGCGAGGCGCGCACCTTCGGCGCGCGGCGCACCCCGCGCCGGCGCCGCTTCGCCTCAGTGGACCACCTGGGCCCCGAGGCCGTCGTCTCCTTCGTCGACGGCGAGCTCACGGCGTCGGCGCTGCACCGCGCCCGCGTGCACCTCGTGCACTGCCCGGAGTGCCGCGCGGAGGTCCGCGCCCAGCGGCGCACCTCCGAGGTCGTCCACGACTCGAACTTCACCTCCGAGGTCAGCATGCCGGCGGATCTCTTCGCCCGGCTCAAGAGCATGGCGGAGACCGGCTGCCCCGACGGCCCCGACGCCGCCGCGACCCCGACGCCGCGGCCCGAGGGCGTGCTCGACCGCGTCGAGACGCTGCTGCGTGCCGTGCGCCGCGGCGGACGCGCCGACTGA
- a CDS encoding FeoA family protein, with the protein MRTRSHHSEADPRRDGESSTCALNELRPGERGRIVATDDTAADEQHRRLLARLQNLGFVPGAVVEPHRRAPMKDPTVYRIADYELALRGRDAATITVTRLADEPAGED; encoded by the coding sequence ATGAGGACAAGATCCCATCATTCCGAAGCCGACCCCCGGAGGGACGGCGAAAGCAGTACCTGCGCGCTCAATGAGCTGCGCCCCGGAGAACGCGGCCGGATCGTCGCCACCGACGACACCGCCGCCGACGAGCAGCACCGCAGGCTGCTCGCCCGCCTGCAGAACCTCGGCTTCGTGCCGGGCGCGGTCGTCGAACCGCACCGCAGGGCCCCGATGAAGGACCCCACGGTCTACCGCATCGCCGACTACGAACTCGCCCTGCGCGGCCGCGACGCCGCCACCATCACCGTCACCCGGCTCGCCGACGAACCGGCGGGGGAGGACTGA
- the feoB gene encoding ferrous iron transporter B — protein sequence MTTANKPVHAGVHPDHDCHSGADCHCGGGDGAVNPEAPTVALVGSPNAGKTSVYNALTGLHAKTGNYPGVTVSRSRGTCVVETHEVTVEDLPGTYSLQPISPDEEIVHDVLAGEQYGVERPQAVVLVIDSTTLRRSMNLLAEVLSVGLPTCLAVTMTDELTRRGGGLDIEAFGEAVGVPAVRVIGHRGIGIDELREQLIDIEDWRRTPLTPPSDPVELAAWSDSILEAADYRPPHEDPVTRRLDAVFLHPLWGTLVFLGVMFLFFQAIFVWAEPFKGWLEDFFGWAGSSVHDALDGSAPLLAGLLADGVIGGVGAVLSFFPQIVIMFLLISLLEGVGYMARAAFLMDKVMSKAGLEGRAFVAMLSSVACAIPGVMATRTLPNAKDRLATIMAAPLMTCSARLPVYIIMVGLLVPDGARVGPFSAAGFAMFLLYLGGTLAAMIVAWVVKKITDRGGMLLPFYMEIPPYRLPRPKTIGIMVWDSCKGFLRKAGTIILTTTVVLWVLLNVPMRSDDEFDAFCAQDTACTAVAAAVEDPANSTVTDDEDGAVVDDPEELEALLDAQRTAYTMDNSAAAAVGRFLEPVFAPLGFDWRLNVGVVSSLAARETFVATLGQIAAAEDPEEPVAQMESMTYQHDTVLHAAGDNVFNPATISAVLVFFMFAMQCMATAGAMRRETGTWKWPLVAYGYMFALAWGLGALTHTVVALSM from the coding sequence ATGACCACCGCGAACAAGCCCGTGCACGCGGGCGTGCACCCGGACCACGACTGCCACTCCGGCGCCGACTGCCACTGCGGCGGCGGCGACGGCGCGGTCAACCCGGAGGCGCCGACCGTCGCCCTCGTCGGCAGCCCGAACGCCGGCAAGACCTCCGTCTACAACGCGCTGACCGGCCTGCACGCCAAGACCGGCAACTACCCGGGCGTGACCGTCTCGCGCTCGCGGGGCACCTGCGTGGTCGAGACCCACGAGGTCACCGTCGAGGATCTGCCCGGCACCTACTCGCTGCAGCCGATCAGCCCGGACGAGGAGATCGTCCACGACGTGCTCGCCGGTGAGCAGTACGGCGTCGAGCGCCCCCAGGCCGTCGTGCTCGTCATCGACTCGACGACGCTGCGCCGCTCGATGAACCTGCTGGCCGAGGTGCTCTCCGTGGGCCTGCCGACCTGCCTGGCCGTGACCATGACCGACGAGCTGACCCGCCGCGGCGGCGGCCTGGACATCGAGGCCTTCGGCGAGGCCGTCGGCGTGCCGGCGGTGCGCGTCATCGGCCACCGCGGCATCGGCATCGACGAGCTGCGCGAGCAGCTCATCGACATCGAGGACTGGCGGCGCACGCCGCTGACCCCGCCGAGCGACCCGGTCGAGCTGGCCGCCTGGAGCGACTCCATCCTCGAGGCCGCCGACTACCGCCCGCCGCACGAGGACCCGGTCACCCGCCGCCTGGACGCCGTCTTCCTGCACCCGCTGTGGGGCACCCTGGTCTTCCTCGGCGTGATGTTCCTGTTCTTCCAGGCCATCTTCGTCTGGGCCGAGCCCTTCAAGGGCTGGCTCGAGGACTTCTTCGGCTGGGCCGGATCGAGCGTGCACGACGCCCTCGACGGCTCGGCGCCGCTGCTGGCGGGGCTGCTCGCCGACGGCGTGATCGGCGGTGTGGGCGCCGTGCTGAGCTTCTTCCCGCAGATCGTCATCATGTTCCTGCTCATCTCCCTGCTCGAGGGCGTGGGCTACATGGCGCGCGCGGCGTTCCTGATGGACAAGGTGATGTCCAAGGCCGGCCTCGAGGGCCGCGCCTTCGTGGCCATGCTCTCCTCGGTGGCCTGCGCCATCCCGGGTGTCATGGCCACCCGCACCCTGCCCAACGCCAAGGACCGCCTGGCCACGATCATGGCCGCGCCGCTGATGACCTGCTCGGCGCGCCTGCCCGTCTACATCATCATGGTCGGCCTGCTCGTGCCCGACGGCGCTCGCGTGGGCCCGTTCTCGGCGGCCGGCTTCGCGATGTTCCTGCTCTACCTGGGCGGCACGCTCGCGGCGATGATCGTCGCGTGGGTGGTCAAGAAGATCACCGACCGCGGCGGCATGCTGCTGCCGTTCTACATGGAGATCCCGCCCTACCGCCTGCCGCGGCCCAAGACCATCGGCATCATGGTCTGGGACTCCTGCAAGGGCTTCCTGCGCAAGGCCGGCACCATCATCCTGACGACCACCGTCGTGCTGTGGGTGCTGCTCAACGTGCCGATGCGCAGTGACGACGAGTTCGACGCCTTCTGCGCCCAGGACACCGCGTGCACCGCCGTGGCCGCCGCCGTCGAGGACCCGGCCAACTCCACGGTCACCGACGACGAGGACGGCGCAGTGGTCGACGACCCGGAGGAGCTCGAGGCGCTGCTGGACGCCCAGCGCACCGCCTACACGATGGACAACTCCGCGGCCGCCGCCGTCGGTCGCTTCCTCGAGCCCGTCTTCGCTCCGCTGGGCTTCGACTGGCGCCTCAACGTCGGCGTCGTCTCCTCGCTGGCGGCCCGCGAGACCTTCGTGGCCACCCTGGGCCAGATCGCCGCGGCCGAGGACCCGGAGGAGCCGGTCGCGCAGATGGAGTCGATGACCTACCAGCACGACACCGTCCTGCACGCCGCCGGCGACAACGTCTTCAACCCGGCGACCATCTCCGCCGTGCTCGTGTTCTTCATGTTCGCGATGCAGTGCATGGCCACCGCCGGCGCGATGCGCCGCGAGACCGGCACCTGGAAGTGGCCGCTGGTCGCCTACGGCTACATGTTCGCCCTGGCCTGGGGACTCGGCGCGCTGACGCACACCGTCGTCGCGCTGTCGATGTAG
- a CDS encoding NifU family protein, producing the protein MLVPTHPEATADPATLRWVIPDGHLGFAGDVAGVPGLLQALLDDGTLARVEVRTDAVLTTLAPGNDWAGRGAAVRRAVTDALTTPRRWRPASDARATGPDEVLRNAARDVADVRLGRYIASHGGRFEVVGVRDGVVDVALRGECSDCAAAVVTMHARFEHLLRRRCPWLKEVRRAA; encoded by the coding sequence ATGCTGGTCCCGACCCACCCCGAGGCGACCGCCGACCCGGCGACACTGCGCTGGGTCATCCCGGACGGCCACCTCGGCTTCGCCGGCGACGTCGCCGGGGTGCCGGGCCTCCTGCAGGCCCTGCTCGACGACGGCACGCTCGCCCGCGTCGAGGTGCGCACCGACGCCGTCCTGACGACGCTCGCGCCCGGGAACGACTGGGCGGGGAGAGGTGCGGCCGTGCGCCGCGCGGTCACGGACGCATTGACGACGCCGCGCAGGTGGCGCCCTGCGTCCGACGCCCGTGCGACGGGCCCGGACGAGGTGCTCCGGAACGCCGCGCGCGACGTCGCCGACGTGCGCCTCGGGCGCTACATCGCCTCCCACGGTGGGCGCTTCGAGGTCGTCGGCGTGCGCGACGGCGTGGTCGACGTCGCCCTGCGCGGAGAGTGCTCCGACTGCGCGGCCGCCGTGGTGACGATGCACGCCCGCTTCGAGCACCTGCTGCGCAGGCGCTGCCCGTGGCTCAAGGAGGTCCGCCGGGCCGCGTAG
- a CDS encoding Mrp/NBP35 family ATP-binding protein yields MSTVTEDQVREALSRVEDPELGRPITELGMVKSVDVDGSSVAVEIYLTIAGCPMRDTLQQNTYAAVAELDGVDDVTVTTDVMDDAQRKALRDQLRGGAEPVIPFAQPGTTTRVFAIASGKGGVGKSSVTVNLAAALAAKGLRVGIVDADIYGHSVPTLMGSDQQPSVMEEDMILPPIAHGVKIISIGHFIEGNAPVVWRGPMLHRALQQFLTDVFWGDLDVLLLDLPPGTGDVAISVAQLIPNAELIVVTTPQHAAAEVAERAGTIAQQTRQRVAGVVENMSAMVMPDGSTMEIFGSGGGERVSERLTALTGGEVPLLGQIPLDPALRTHGDEGTPVVLAEPETPSAEAFAAIADKLAVRRDSLAGKPLGLGVTPN; encoded by the coding sequence ATGTCTACTGTCACCGAAGATCAGGTCCGCGAGGCGCTCTCCCGCGTCGAGGACCCCGAGCTGGGTCGCCCGATCACCGAGCTGGGCATGGTCAAGTCCGTCGACGTCGACGGCTCCTCCGTCGCGGTGGAGATCTACCTGACCATCGCCGGCTGCCCGATGCGCGACACGCTCCAGCAGAACACGTACGCGGCCGTCGCCGAGCTCGACGGCGTCGACGACGTCACCGTCACCACCGACGTGATGGACGACGCCCAACGCAAGGCGCTGCGCGACCAGCTGCGCGGCGGCGCCGAGCCGGTCATCCCCTTCGCCCAGCCGGGCACCACCACCCGCGTCTTCGCGATCGCGTCCGGCAAGGGCGGCGTGGGCAAGTCCTCGGTGACGGTCAACCTGGCCGCCGCCCTGGCGGCCAAGGGCCTGCGCGTGGGCATCGTCGACGCGGACATCTACGGCCACTCGGTGCCGACCCTGATGGGCTCGGACCAGCAGCCCAGCGTGATGGAGGAGGACATGATCCTCCCGCCGATCGCGCACGGGGTCAAGATCATCTCCATCGGCCACTTCATCGAGGGCAACGCGCCGGTGGTCTGGCGCGGGCCGATGCTGCACCGCGCCCTGCAGCAGTTCCTCACCGACGTCTTCTGGGGCGACCTCGACGTGCTCCTGCTCGACCTGCCGCCCGGCACCGGCGACGTGGCCATCTCGGTCGCGCAGCTGATCCCGAACGCGGAGCTGATCGTGGTGACCACCCCGCAGCACGCGGCGGCCGAGGTCGCCGAGCGCGCGGGCACGATCGCCCAGCAGACCCGCCAGCGCGTCGCCGGCGTGGTGGAGAACATGTCCGCGATGGTCATGCCGGACGGCAGCACCATGGAGATCTTCGGCTCCGGCGGCGGCGAGCGCGTCAGCGAGCGCCTGACCGCCCTGACCGGCGGCGAGGTGCCGCTGCTCGGCCAGATCCCGCTGGACCCGGCCCTGCGCACCCACGGCGACGAGGGCACCCCGGTCGTCCTCGCCGAGCCCGAGACCCCGTCGGCCGAGGCGTTCGCCGCGATCGCCGACAAGCTGGCGGTGCGCCGCGACTCCCTGGCGGGCAAGCCGCTGGGCCTGGGCGTCACGCCCAACTAG
- a CDS encoding DUF1003 domain-containing protein: protein MAESERNALDTPVAAGRRRLFNITDDSVGAVAEKVARFFGTGRYLMWQTVVVVVWIALNIGGFAWNWDPYPFILLNLAFSTQAAYAAPLILLAQNRQEDRDKVTLQNDRRRAEQTKADTEFLARELAGVRLAVGDMVSRDYLRGELEELHDVLGRIEAKIDDAAADDQEHPSELSEPTKG, encoded by the coding sequence ATGGCTGAGTCCGAGCGCAACGCACTGGACACCCCGGTCGCCGCCGGGCGCCGCAGGCTGTTCAACATCACCGACGACTCGGTGGGCGCCGTCGCCGAGAAGGTCGCCCGCTTCTTCGGCACGGGCCGCTACCTGATGTGGCAGACCGTCGTCGTGGTCGTCTGGATCGCCCTGAACATCGGCGGCTTCGCCTGGAACTGGGACCCCTACCCGTTCATCCTGCTCAACCTGGCGTTCTCCACCCAGGCCGCCTACGCCGCCCCGCTGATCCTGCTCGCGCAGAACCGCCAGGAGGACCGCGACAAGGTCACGCTGCAGAACGACCGGCGCCGCGCCGAGCAGACGAAGGCCGACACCGAGTTCCTCGCCCGCGAGCTCGCCGGCGTGCGCCTCGCCGTCGGCGACATGGTCTCGCGTGACTACCTGCGCGGCGAGCTCGAGGAGCTGCACGACGTCCTCGGCCGCATCGAGGCCAAGATTGACGACGCCGCGGCCGACGACCAGGAGCACCCCTCCGAGCTGTCCGAGCCGACCAAGGGCTGA
- a CDS encoding magnesium transporter MgtE N-terminal domain-containing protein — MSAISRVYAGRLAGMTVRGPDMDAIGRVRDVVVTVRPQPQPSRALGLVIELVTKRRVFVPMLRVAAIEPGEITLTSGSVSMRVFQVRAGELTVQGDLVGAKVHTDDPDAEQLHGRAVEIADVEFERSRTRDWVISRIALVPGRSRFGRAREPVVVEWSHVHGVSAGGVGQTDTLAETIAAFRDMRPADVANYLHNLAPAARHQLAEQINDERLADILQELPEDYQAEMLEALDIERAADVLEEMDPDDAADILQELPDTTAEVLLDLMDPEESAPVRRLMSFSPDTVGALMTSEPLILPPQTTVAEALALARDPELTTSLASLVFVVRPPTATPTGRYLGCVHLQRMLREPPSTLISGILSPDLPPLYADDSQETAARYFATYNLVCGPVLDDDKHLLGAVAVDDLLDHLLPEDWRETGLRPESARPASQAEPTAQAGQTTQSGQATQAGQSTRPGQATQPGQETQPGQATQSTPTEPQKEDHDG; from the coding sequence ATGAGTGCCATTTCCCGCGTCTACGCCGGCCGTCTGGCGGGCATGACCGTGCGCGGCCCCGACATGGACGCCATCGGCCGCGTTCGAGACGTCGTGGTCACAGTGCGTCCCCAGCCGCAGCCCTCCCGTGCCCTCGGCCTGGTCATCGAGCTGGTGACCAAGCGTCGCGTCTTCGTGCCGATGCTGCGCGTCGCCGCCATCGAGCCCGGCGAGATCACCCTGACCTCCGGCTCGGTGTCCATGCGCGTCTTCCAGGTCCGCGCCGGCGAGCTGACCGTCCAGGGCGACCTGGTCGGCGCCAAGGTGCACACCGACGACCCGGACGCCGAGCAGCTGCACGGCCGCGCCGTGGAGATCGCCGACGTCGAGTTCGAGCGCAGCCGCACCCGCGACTGGGTAATCTCGCGCATCGCGCTGGTGCCGGGGCGTTCCCGCTTCGGCCGCGCCCGCGAGCCCGTCGTCGTGGAGTGGTCGCACGTGCACGGTGTCAGCGCCGGCGGCGTCGGTCAGACGGACACGCTGGCCGAGACGATCGCGGCCTTCCGCGACATGCGCCCGGCCGACGTGGCCAACTACCTGCACAACCTCGCCCCGGCCGCGCGCCACCAGCTCGCCGAGCAGATCAACGACGAACGCCTGGCGGACATCCTCCAGGAGCTGCCCGAGGACTACCAGGCCGAGATGCTCGAGGCCCTCGACATCGAGCGCGCCGCGGACGTCCTCGAGGAGATGGACCCCGACGACGCCGCCGACATCCTCCAGGAGCTGCCCGACACCACCGCCGAAGTGCTGCTGGACCTGATGGACCCCGAGGAGTCCGCCCCGGTCCGTCGCCTGATGAGCTTCTCGCCGGACACGGTCGGCGCCCTGATGACCTCGGAGCCGCTGATCCTGCCGCCGCAGACCACCGTGGCCGAGGCGCTCGCCCTGGCGCGCGACCCGGAGCTGACGACCTCGCTGGCCTCGCTGGTCTTCGTCGTGCGCCCGCCGACGGCCACGCCGACCGGGCGGTACCTCGGCTGCGTGCACCTGCAGCGGATGCTGCGCGAGCCGCCGTCGACGCTGATCTCGGGCATCCTCTCCCCCGACCTGCCGCCGCTGTACGCCGACGACTCCCAGGAGACCGCCGCGCGCTACTTCGCCACCTACAACCTGGTGTGCGGCCCGGTCCTCGACGACGACAAGCACCTGCTGGGTGCCGTGGCCGTCGACGACCTGCTCGACCACCTGCTGCCCGAGGACTGGCGCGAGACGGGCCTGCGCCCGGAGTCCGCCCGCCCCGCCTCGCAGGCCGAGCCGACCGCCCAGGCCGGGCAGACCACGCAGTCCGGCCAGGCCACCCAGGCCGGCCAGAGCACCCGGCCCGGTCAGGCCACCCAGCCCGGCCAGGAGACCCAGCCCGGCCAGGCCACGCAGTCCACCCCCACCGAGCCGCAGAAGGAGGACCACGATGGCTGA
- a CDS encoding general stress protein: MTNPRGTTGAGRRPLRERPAGWPVGSFDSYADAQEAVDNLSDREFPVDKLVIVGVDLMEVESVTGRLTWGRVLAGGAASGAWMGIFFGLLFGLFTPNAFFLPILAGIVVGAIFGMVLAAVPYGMSQGARDFTSQTQIVAGRYDILCDPQLAPQARDAIAGMNLGHRGRAGLPQTPAPAATAGPTEPAAPQTPAPGAQNTGGWAGESGTTARPVHDDAPIDDVARDDVPRTDAVGGETVRGDAVRGDAPIDDVARDEAAREGVVGDDTVGGDPEAGRRD, translated from the coding sequence ATGACGAATCCCCGAGGCACCACCGGCGCCGGCCGCCGGCCCCTGCGCGAGCGCCCCGCCGGCTGGCCGGTGGGCAGCTTCGACAGCTACGCCGACGCCCAGGAGGCGGTGGACAACCTCTCCGACCGCGAGTTCCCGGTGGACAAGCTGGTCATCGTCGGCGTCGACCTCATGGAGGTCGAGAGCGTGACCGGGCGCCTGACCTGGGGCCGCGTGCTCGCCGGTGGTGCCGCCTCCGGCGCGTGGATGGGTATCTTCTTCGGCCTGCTCTTCGGGCTGTTCACGCCGAACGCCTTCTTCCTGCCGATCCTGGCGGGAATCGTCGTCGGCGCGATCTTCGGCATGGTGCTCGCCGCCGTGCCCTACGGGATGAGCCAGGGCGCGCGCGACTTCACCTCGCAGACCCAGATCGTCGCCGGCCGCTACGACATCCTCTGCGACCCGCAGCTGGCCCCGCAGGCCCGCGACGCCATCGCCGGGATGAACCTGGGCCACCGTGGCCGCGCCGGCCTGCCGCAGACCCCGGCCCCGGCCGCCACCGCCGGACCGACCGAGCCCGCCGCGCCCCAGACCCCGGCGCCGGGCGCGCAGAACACGGGCGGTTGGGCCGGAGAGTCCGGCACCACCGCCCGCCCCGTGCACGACGACGCCCCGATTGACGACGTCGCGCGTGACGACGTCCCGCGTACCGACGCCGTGGGCGGCGAGACCGTGCGTGGCGACGCCGTCCGTGGTGACGCCCCGATTGACGACGTCGCGCGTGACGAGGCTGCGCGTGAAGGTGTCGTGGGGGACGACACGGTGGGCGGCGACCCCGAGGCGGGTCGGCGGGACTGA